One window of the Trachemys scripta elegans isolate TJP31775 chromosome 13, CAS_Tse_1.0, whole genome shotgun sequence genome contains the following:
- the DHX38 gene encoding pre-mRNA-splicing factor ATP-dependent RNA helicase PRP16, translating to MEDVPEDTSMHRLEGADLETQVGGLIIKKKSACSEQHVFKAPAPRTSLLGLDLLAAQKRREREEKEDAEDKKKSKVSSYKDWEEAKDDLGGSEEEGSDRASRSSRQDRHYRSAHVETPSHTGGVSEEFWERSRQRERERREHGVYASSKEEKEHKRGRNRERDHDRKRDREERDRSRHSSSRSEKDGSSERGSSRRGEPESPRHRPKDAATPSRSSWEEEDSGYGSSRRSQWESPSPTPSYRDSERDRSHRASSARDADRRDRDRSVKNKYPDETPLPTPSYKYNEWADDRRHLGATPRLSRGKGRREDAEEGISFETEEERQQWEDDQRQADRDWYMMDEGYDEFHNPLAYSSEEYVKKREQHLHKQKQKRISAQRRQINEDNERWETNRMLTSGVVHRLEVDEDFEEDNAAKVHLLVHNLVPPFLDGRIVFTKQPEPVIPVKDATSDLAIIARKGSQLVRKHREQKERKKAQHKHWELAGTKLGDIMGIKKEEEPDQTLTEDGKVDYRTEQKFADHMKEKSEASSEFAKKKSIVEQRQYLPIFAVQQELLTIIRDNSIVIVVGETGSGKTTQLTQYLHEDGYTDYGMIGCTQPRRVAAMSVAKRVSEEMGVSLGEEVGYAIRFEDCTSENTVIKYMTDGILLRESLREADLDHYSAIIMDEAHERSLNTDVLFGLLREVVARRADLKLIVTSATMDAEKFASFFGNVPIFHIPGRTFPVDVLFSKTPQEDYVEAAVKQALQVHLSGAPGDILIFMPGQEDIEVASEQIVEHLEELEKAPALAVLPIYSQLPSDLQAKIFQKAPDGVRKCIVATNIAETSLTVDGIMFVIDSGYCKLKVFNPRIGMDALQIYPISQANANQRSGRAGRTGPGQCFRLYTQSAYKNELLTTTVPEIQRTNLANVVLLLKSLGVQDLLQFHFMDPPPEDNMLNSMYQLWILGAMDNTGGLTSTGRLMVEFPLDPALSKMLIVSCDMGCSSEILLIVSMLSVPAIFYRPKGREEESDQVREKFAVPESDHLTYLNVYLQWKNNSYSMLWCNQHFIHAKAMRKVREVRAQLKDIMVQQRMSLASCGSDWDIVRKCICAAYFHQAAKLKGIGEYVNIRTGMPCHLHPTSSLFGMGYTPDYIVYHELVMTTKEYMQCVTSVDGEWLAELGPMFYSIKHAGKSRQENRRRAKEEVSAMEEEMALAEEQLRARREEQERRNPLGSVRSLKIYTPGRKEQGEPMTPRRTPARFGL from the exons ATGGAGGATGTCCCTGAGGACACTTCGATGCACCGGCTGGAAGGAGCTGATCTGGAGACACAGGTTGGAGGCTTGATCATCAAGAAGAAAAGTGCCTGCAGCGAGCAGCATGTCTTCAAAGCTCCAGCCCCCCGTACCTCACTGCTGGGGTTGGACTTGCTGGCCGCACAGAAACGCCGGGAGCGAGAGGAGAAGGAAGACGCAGAGGACAAGAAGAAGTCCAAAGTCTCCTCCTACAAAGACTGGGAGGAGGCCAAAGATGACTTGGGAGGCTCTGAGGAGGAGGGGAGCGACAGGGCCAGCAGGAGCAGCCGGCAGGACAG GCATTACCGCTCTGCCCACGTGGAGACGCCATCCCACACAGGGGGCGTCAGCGAGGAGTTCTGGGAGCGCAGCCGGCAGCGGGAGCGGGAACGGCGAGAGCACGGCGTCTACGCCTCTTccaaggaggagaaggagcaCAAGCGGGGGCGCAATAGAGAGCGGGACCACGACCGCAAACGGGACCGAG AGGAGCGGGACAGGAGCCGTCATAGCAGCAGCCGGTCAGAGAAGGATGGCTCgtcagagaggggcagcagcaggaggggcgaACCAGAGAGCCCCAGACACCGACCTAAGG ATGCAGCCACGCCATCTCGCTCGAGCTGGGAGGAAGAGGACAGCGGCTATGGCAGCTCCCGGCGCTCGCAGTGGGAGTCACCCTCCCCGACGCCTTCCTATAGGGACTCCGAGCGCGACCGCAGCCATCGAGCATCCTCCGCTCGTGATGCAGACAGGAGGGACCGGGACAG GTCAGTGAAGAACAAGTACCCGGATGAGACACCATTGCCCACCCCTTCCTACAAATACAATGAATGGGCTGATGACCGGAGGCACCTGGGCGCCACGCCACGGCTTTCCAGGGGCAAAG GGAGGCGTGAAGATGCAGAAGAGGGTATTTCCTTTGAGACAGAGGAGGAGCGGCAGCAGTGGGAGGACGACCAACGG CAAGCCGACCGGGACTGGTACATGATGGATGAGGGTTACGACGAGTTCCACAACCCCTTGGCCTACTCGTCTGAGGAGTATGTGAAGAAGCGGGAGCAGCACTTGCACAAGCAGAAGCAGAAGCGCATCTCTGCACAGCGGAGGCAGATCAATGAG GACAATGAGCGCTGGGAGACCAATCGCATGTTGACAAGCGGGGTGGTCCATCGGCTAGAGGTGGATGAGGACTTTGAGGAAGATAACGCAGCCAAAGTGCACCTGCTGGTGCACAACTTGGTGCCCCCATTCTTGGATGGGAGGATCGTCTTCACCAAGCAG CCAGAGCCAGTCATCCCGGTCAAGGATGCCACTTCGGATTTGGCGATCATCGCCCGCAAAGGCAGCCAGCTGGTGCGCAAACACAGGGAACAGAAGGAACGCAAGAAG GCTCAGCACAAGCACTGGGAGCTGGCTGGCACCAAACTGGGAGACATTATGGGCATCAAGAAAGAGGAGGAGCCAGACCAGACTCTGACAGAAGATGGCAAGGTGGATTACAG GACAGAGCAGAAGTTTGCTGATCACATGAAGGAGAAGAGTGAGGCCAGCAGCGAGTTTGCTAAGAAGAAGTCGATTGTGGAGCAGAGGCAGTATCTGCCCATCTTTGCTGTGCAGCAGGAGCTGCTCACCATCATCAG GGATAACAGCATTGTCATTGTGGTGGGGGAGACTGGAAGTGGCAAGACCACCCAGCTGACTCAGTACCTGCATGAGGACGGCTACACCGACTACGGCATGATCGGCTGCACCCAGCCCCGCAGAGTGGCTGCCATGTCGGTAGCCAAGCGGGTCAGCGAGGAGATGGGCGTGAGCCTGGGAGAAGAG GTGGGCTATGCCATCCGCTTTGAGGACTGCACGTCAGAGAACACAGTCATCAAGTACATGACGGATGGGATTCTGCTGCGGGAGTCCCTGCGTGAGGCCGACCTGGACCATTACAGCGCCATCATCATGGACGAGGCACATGAGCGCTCGCTCAACACGGACGTGCTCTTCGGCCTGCTGCGGGAG GTGGTGGCGCGGCGCGCGGACCTGAAGCTCATCGTCACCTCGGCCACCATGGATGCAGAGAAGTTTGCCTCCTTCTTTGGGAACGTTCCCATCTTCCACATTCCTGGCCGCACCTTCCCTGTGGATGTCCTGTTCAGCAAG ACCCCGCAGGAGGACTACGTGGAGGCTGCGGTGAAGCAGGCCCTGCAGGTGCATCTGTCTGGAGCCCCTGGAGACATCCTCATCTTCATGCCGGGCCAGGAGGACATCGAG GTGGCCTCGGAGCAGATCGTGGAGCATCTGGAGGAACTGGAAAAGGCCCCAGCTCTGGCTGTGCTGCCCATCTACTCTCAGCTGCCCTCTGACCTGCAGGCCAAGATCTTCCAGAAG GCTCCGGACGGCGTCAGGAAATGCATCGTCGCCACCAACATTGCGGAGACCTCGCTGACTGTGGACGGCATCATGTTTGTCATTGACTCCGGCTACTGCAAGCTGAAG GTCTTCAACCCCCGCATAGGGATGGACGCCCTGCAGATCTACCCCATCAGCCAAGCCAACGCCAACCAGAGGTCGGGTCGCGCTGGCCGGACGGGCCCAGGTCAGTGCTTCAG GCTCTACACCCAGAGCGCCTACAAGAATGAGCTGCTGACCACCACGGTGCCCGAGATCCAGCGCACCAACCTGGCCAACGTGGTGCTGCTGCTCAAGTCTCTGGGCGTGCAGGACCTGCTGCAGTTCCACTTCATGGACCCGCCCCCCGAGGACAACATGCTGAACTCCATGTACCAGCTGTGGATTTTGGGAGCCATGGACAACACGG GTGGCCTGACCTCAACGGGGCGCCTGATGGTGGAGTTCCCACTGGACCCGGCGCTATCCAAGATGCTCATTGTCTCCTGtgacatgggctgcagctctgagatCCTGCTCATCGTCTCCATGCTCTCTGTGCCTGCCATCTTCTACCGGCCCAAG GGCCGGGAGGAAGAGAGCGACCAGGTGCGGGAGAAGTTTGCTGTGCCGGAGAGCGATCACCTGACCTACCTGAACGTTTACCTGCAGTGGAAAAACAACAGCTACTCCATGCTGTGGTGTAACCAGCACTTCATCCACGCCAAGGCCATGAGGAAG GTGCGGGAGGTGCGTGCCCAGTTGAAGGACATCATGGTGCAGCAGCGCATGAGCCTGGCGTCCTGCGGCTCAGACTGGGACATCGTCAGGAAGTGCATCTGTGCCGCCTACTTCCACCAGGCTGCCAAGCTGAAG GGCATCGGGGAGTATGTGAACATCCGCACTGGCATGCCCTGCCACCTGCACCCCACCAGCTCTCTCTTTGGCATGGGCTACACTCCAGACTACATTGTGTATCACGAGCTGGTCATGACCACCAAG GAGTACATGCAGTGTGTCACGTCCGTGGATGGAGAGTGGCTAGCGGAGCTGGGCCCCATGTTCTACAGCATCAAGCATGCAGGGAAGTCGCGCCAG GAGAACCGCCGTCGGGCCAAGGAGGAGGTGTCggccatggaggaggagatggctctgGCTGAGGAGCAGCTGCGAGCACGCCGGGAAGAGCAGGAGCGCCGCAACCCCCTGGGCAGCGTGAG GTCTTTGAAGATCTATACTCCGGGGCGaaaggagcagggggagcccATGACGCCGCGCCGCACTCCTGCCCGCTTCGGCCTGTGA